The genomic region AGACGATTGATGGCAAATGAACCTTCTTTAAGAACTTCCAATTTCACTTCAGATGGAGATGGAGTGTATAGAGGAATGTTAAAAGTATctaatttctcttcttttatgaTTCCCTGCAGCAAACAGTAAAAAGATTTATATTCATGCATCTTTCCAAAGTTAGTCAATTATATGTTTGAACAGACAATTAATTTGCATTGTATTTAAAGCATTTTTTCTGGTCTACTATGATAATTCACATGAAAAAATACAGACAGTGTGATTAAtagccaaaataaaattataaagaatgtttatatataGTAACACACGCAATTCTTATGTAATTAATCAGATCATCAAATGTTAAAACAATTCTTATGTAAtcctcaaatttatttatttcaaaaaacaattaaagagcATATAGAAAACATTAtggcttatataaaaaaaagctaaaTTTGGCGAGAAGGAATGGTTTGTATATAAAGATTATTTTTCCACTTATGGTATTAAGGATGTGCATTAATTATAAGTTTGGTTTAAAAAACTAGTAACAACGTGGTGTTAATTAATACTCAATTTTTAAGTTACTTACGAAAGAGAAACTTCTgcgtcataatttttttatgacaaaatATTGAACAGACAAGTTTTTCAGTTTACCTTAACCGTTACATCAAAACTGCATCATCTTTTGGGGAGTCATTTTATCAACTTATGAGAAACTGGATCTGTAAGTGTAATAATTCACTAACAAATTACTGGGCGAAGTATACCTGCAAGACCATATCATTAAGAGCAGTAGCCATAAGCTCCCAAATGTAGCCACCATCTTTGCTAGAGGGATCATCGCTTCTTCTTCCCAAAAATGTTAGAACCATACGACCTCCTTTAACTAATTCCTCTGCACGAAActtgagaaaaagagagaaatctcTTTGAAATTGCTCATAGTAAGCTCTCGCAACATTTGTCGGGCTTGTACTGCCAATGTAAACATTGCCCCTGTTGTTGTCTACACCCTCCGGAACCTAATAAAATCACCAACAAACAGTTAGctatttttgcatatttcttaattaaaaccATAAATACTAATGGCACTTTTTTTAGATACTTTTtctatgttaaaatttattgaaaatcaataattttgatGAGTTTCACTTTTAAATCAACATAGTAGTTAAATGAGAATCAAGACCAAATTGctgattttcaaaaaatttcaacttGATCAGAGAAAGAGCATTTGAAAGAGAATACACAGAGAGAATCTTATTGCCATTCCCCAAGgcacatattatattaaaagcTCCTACAAAATACAAATACTAATAGaagtaagaaaaatattttattaatatatatatatatatatgtgtgtgtgtgtgtgtgtgtacctTAGATAGCCAGTGAAGGCTATAAGAGGAATGGACAAAATGAAGACTTTGATTTGGGAAAACCCTGCCATAGAAAGAACCAGGAACCCCATAGAAGTAGCATGGACCAATCCTACTTTCCATTTCATCACACAACTTCTCTTTGAAGCTATCAAGGGACTtgaagatgttgttgaagtcaTTTCCAGGAAGATCATTCAGAAAGACCTTGTATTCTGGAGATTTATGGTTTAGCTCCCGACAAAGCTTCTCCACAATTTTGATGAATTCAGACACAACAAGCAAAGTGTTTGGTCCAGAAGAGCAACCCAAATCTGCAACCGCCAAGCTTCTGGGGACGGTGTTGCAATAGAGGCTTGTTATGGCTTCCTCTCTTATGGGCTTTGTCAAACAAATCACCTTTTGCTGTATAAGTTATAACCAATGACACTGAATAATTAGTAATAAGCATATACTGTACTACATTCATGTGTTACtgtcttttatcttttacacatgtttgaaattgattttagatAATAATCAAAGCCGTTTTGGTTGAGGGGAAGgagagaaaaatagagaaaagaaaTTGTGTGTATTCCTCGTGAATCTCATACCTTCAAaattttctcttatattttcattctctttatTTTGATCATCTAAACTAATTAAACACACCATTCGTGTTGCCGAGATCAAACTTAACTAATTAACATACAATATTGTGGatattattagcattgctattcaatcaaatttatgtttattacttttttattggGTAAATGAACACAGGAAGCATGATTTTAAGTTGTATGTATAAGTATACCTGAACAAGGGAGTTGTTTGCATAGCTTGCGTGTCCAACGCCACCGTTCATGTGCAGCACCTGTGCTACCTTCATTCTTGTTTCTATAATTTTATCTCTACGTACTTCACTCGTTCTATGTTCTTTTACTTTAGTGCTTCTATGCCTTTGATCGAACCTCATACCGCACCTATGTATATAGACGTGAAAACTGTTTCCTAACATGAAAAAGTTTGTTTTCTtcccatatataatttttttagatagaGCAATGACGTTTTTCTCGTGGCTATATCCAATTTGCATAATATATCTCGTGTGAAGTGATTGATATTTGATCCCAAAGTGGGTCCTTTACAAAGTAGTTCTCTGTTCTCATTGTCAATTGTTGACACCGTCTGAGAGTTGCATAAATGATaaggaaaaaattaatagaCATCCAAATACTGTTACACACCAGATAAAGAGATAAAAGATAGATAAATATAAGTATGATAAGTATTATAAtatgaaaggaagaaaaagataaagataaaaataagtatgtattagatgtttaaattttaaggaTGTCTAAATATCAAGATTCAAATAATTAAGGTATCAAACTTAGGATAGCCACTAATTGAACCATATAAAACATGAAAGTGATGACTAAATTAAGTTTGGATGTGTTCATTTAATATATAAGTAATGAACAACGAATTATgttgaaacaatatttaaagaaaatatggaaaattcaaaaataaaattttgtttaaagtgatttttttatatatttgaggcctaaatttaacttttatattggttttatatttttttttcatatagaaAAATTGGTTTCTATAGCTTTTATTTAAGTACTGAGAATATAAGAACCAACAGTGAAAACATatacaataacaaaaatattccaatggattaaaaatataagagttaaaatcatttaagtaaaaatggaaaagacactaaaaaattagtatcgaaataagaaatatttatcCTATATTTGGAatcatcaaaaaataatttatgatttttatttgaatatgttCTCATGTTGCCTCTTCACTTTAGATATTAATTAGGATTGATCAACAAGTCATGGTAAGGGTGGTActggattgaatttttttaaaataagattttcagTTTgagttttgtaaataaaaaaatataattaagagaaaagatgtcattaaaaaagaaacgttaatttttttaatagagattaatcattaataatttaaattgctaGATATTTTAAACCAAtgtcaaagtaaaaaaaaaatagttattttttttactacaagcagtattttttgttttttttgtccaGAGTAAGCAGGATTGTTATTTACACCCCtagaaaatatactttttatatCGATAGTTATGGACTTTCAATAtcagttttctaaaaaatcGAATTTGTATAGTAAgtaataacaaaaaagaatgtaaaatatgtataaaccaacatcaatttttagaaaaatcgatgttgtgaaTTGatgacaacatcgatttttctaaaaattgatattagttAGCAGaaaataacattgattttttttctaaaaatccatattttttttttcacaacatTGGCTTTTAGAGATGTTATTTTTTGCTAAACAACATCGattcttttaaaaactaatgtttTTTCGCAACATTGATTGTTTTGAAAACCatattttttggaaatttttaaaatatcctatcaatttttttaattactccaaattaaccaacaaattgaaaaataaaatcattccaGACAATTTTTATTAGGCAATTCAATTTTTTCCCCTAATAATTGAATATTTGCTatcatttaaaagaaatatttaaagtaatgaaagtcaatacataaaattatttgtaaccTACTAATCTAAATTAACATAACTCTATAATTCTAAAATCACTTAAACATCtagtgttttcatttttaacttttagataatatcTTACTCACTGAATGTGAATTGCTTTCATGCTCTCGGGTTCCAATGATCTTGGATCAGTAAAATAttacatgatataataaaacataagttaataagtataaataataacaattataacaaaTTGAGTTAGTTTACAAGTAAACAATTATCATTTTCCAATTATCCTTAAAATCTCTTAGGATTATTGTTGATATCCAATACATTACGTAATACCCGCAAgtcatgttaacatcaattttgtaaAGACCAATGTTAAGGAACTCATTTGGTTTAGGAATATACTACcgtatttttgttaacatcgattttataaaaaactaattcaaaatataagttaaatattcaaatgcgcctttatatatatatatatatatatatatgtcccaGGATCAGAACTGACTATGATAccatcttaaaataaataatatgaaaaaccTAACTCAATCCCACATGCTAACTCAagaagtgaatatatatatatatatatatatatatatatatatatatatatatatatatatatatatatatatatatatatatatatatatatataatgcgtGTGGTTATCTCCTATCATTAACCCAACATGGCCCTTGTGCCTTGGGCTAGAAACAATATCCCCCTATTCTATGGATTTGGCCGATTGAACAATgatctttagattttttttctttttctttttttttaagaaactgtATCTtccatttctctttattttcctttttatatcaCGTTTATATCacctattatatatttttctctctctcactaaATGCTATAACATTCGAAGTgtctaaaattcattttttatctaGATTTGTTGTGGTGGGTTTTTCATGGCATTTACATTTGTAATTATAGGATGAAGATCAGACCAAAATcttaatatattagatttaaGTATGTATATAAAGTTTGAGCTGtctgatttttatttaagaGTTATAATGTATTGAGTGCATGAATGCCAAGAAAAGTCAATTATACCGATTCCGGGGTGTTCCAAATTTTATTTGGTAAATTCGTTCGGAGAAAGATTGGTAGATACTGTTTGCGTGTGTAGACACTTAAAgagggagaggaagaaaataaaaataaatgattagtaatgtaaaattatataggagaaattgaaaaaacaaatccATGTAGAGTTTTAACACACTATTTGAGTATTTATAAATCATAAttctatttagttttttttaagagtaCTCTCTTTAGTTATGAAACATCCGTAATCGAAACAAATTAATCCTACTTCAATTAACGGAGTTCTGGTTACTTTGTTTTGGTATACAGGAGTTCTTGTTAATTATTCGTGAGTCCTGTTCTCATGTGTATGATATGGGGTCATGGGTGTAAATGTGCACCTCACATGCAATTGTAGCCTAAGACAAAAACAGTATTCAACTGTTCCCGTACATAAACAACAGCTAATGTAGGCGAATTTTGCTATTcacaaaaaatcacaaaaatgaaatgtaattatttatatgGAAGTCCacaatttgtttttgttagatatttgcaaaaataataatagtcataTACAGTCCTACTCGTCTGTAAAAGCCAGAAAAGCATCTGTTGTAAACCAACCAAATCACCCTCAATCATATCAAACCACATTAGCAGAACCCATAATTCTGTATTTGATCAGATCaacatatttcaattgaaaCACCTCCAAACATTTTAACTATTATACATCTATAGCCACCACCCATAAATTTGTCTAAACTTACGGACGAAATCGTGGAACGCATGCATTTACATATAGACAAAAGTTCTTCTACCCTAAATATTCACAGAAtacattactaatatttttcgTTGTCTCAATATGCAAATGAGACTTTGATGGTTGATGAAGCAAGTATGGAAAACTTATGGGCTCTTAAGACTATTCTCAAGGTTTTGAGCTTgcatatgaaataaatataaactttGGAAAAGTAGTTTTTTGGCATTAATATAGAGagttttttctaataaaaattgcTAATTAATTTCTTGCATTGTGGAATTGGGTGTCCTTCCAAATTCTTGGGTTGCTCGTAGGTGCAAATCCAGGAAAGATTCCCACCTAGATGTTATATAGAGTTAACGAAACGTCAGTTTGATGTGAACCCATAAAAGTTTAAAACCTATAAACTCATAAGTCATTTGAATTATATACTTGCCTCAAGAAAGCTAAAAATCGGATTTAGTACTAATCCACTTAACCTTGGAGTACAAGACACTACGAAACCAAAGTGTTTTAAACACCATAAGGTCGATCAAATCTTGATAACTCAAAAGTtctgaaaagaataaaaaaaaaatttcatcaatgtCAAGATCGAATACCTACTTTCAATCAACTTGGTTCAAATCTACAAGGTTACCTCTATTTATAGGTCTAGTTTCACTCTAAAATTTCACtaggaattaattaaatttccaCTAAGAATTAAATCCCActtagtatttaaaattttctagaaATAAATTCTCACTAAATATCATAATGGTTAGGAAGtctacaaaacataaaaactaacctaaaaatatgaaaaatcatttgaacttgttacaacaaattaaatatgaaaattcatgaaagattaaaaaaaaagccatAATTAATTCTTCAACCCAAAGACTAAGTAATGCATCCAAATAAACTTCAGCTCATATAATTCTTTCGAAGGATACCTTTGGTCCTTCAACACATCCATCATTTGACAATGTGTTTCTTCAACACatccattgttgttgttgtaaaagATACCTTTGGTCCTGGTGAAAGTTCTACGTTGTTGTTGTTCCTCACCTCCAGGCAGAATGTTAGGTTTAGAATTAATTAGGAATATTAAGAATTAAAGTgtctttttaaaatacattaaattaaaaataaaaaatatcaaatatataaaatggtcTTTAagctttaattacaaaaaaaaagttaaatttaataatgtgagaaaataagttgtgtgattattatctttaaatttattgaatttatctttaaattatatatatcaagTAATTCTTGTTGGACTCTAATTAAGTTGAACCTTCTTTAGCTTTCGTTTTGCTAAATTAAAAAACTGATTAAacgtgaaattaattaaaagatgtatttaaaaataaaatgtttgccTCGATTTCATTTTGAAATCGTAATCAAATTATGGCCAATTAATCCATTTGATGCGGTAAGCATGCAGAGGTCATGGTATTAACGTGATGATGTACGTACTGTAATCATAAACAAATCTATGGCtcactcctctctctctctttttcttcctccatctttttctcttatctttctctttctttctaaaTTAAACCCTAAACTCTATTCTCAGTTCGCTTTCTCTCTCCAATTTGACTTGCTTTATTGTCGATGCCAAACCCGAACCACGTACCTACGGGACTTCAATTCGTGtttattaggatttttcttcttttcagttGAAGCTGATGTGTCAATATATGTGCCATTTTCTCTTCAACTTTGCTTTCACTTGCAGGTACTGCTTCCGTTTCCGATCGAACCATGTTTGCTTCATTTTAATGTTATGTCATTGAACCAATATGTATGCTTACGTTCAACACAAACTCTCTCTCTGTAATACCGTTTGTTTATACCGTTCATCTCTCTGCAACTGTGAACTCAGATTTAGTttcaacatttttctttttcggtTTGAGTCCTTTTACTTTTCAGCTGCTCTGGATTTTTAGTGTATGAAAActggatttttaattttacttcatCCACTTATGTGTCtatgtatattttgttttgttttgtttaatttttttttgtttttaattattttggtgAGTTTTGGTGTTGGAACCAGTTTTTAGGGAAAGAGGTGGATCCTAAATTCATAGAACCACGCCTTACTTTCCTTATAGAGTAATGTACTTATGGACAATGACAAGACACTCTTTTATTTATCTCactcttttatttatctcttttttttataattttatatattatattcttgATTGCATTTTGAGTTGTGGTCTCTTTTTTGTTCTCATAATGGTTTTTATGTCTGTTGATGTTAGGGTGTTGTGGTCCCTTTTTTGTTCTCATAATGTTTTTTATGTCTGTTGATGTTAGGGTTTGAGTGGGAAAAAATGAggctttttatttatattgcaATTGTTACTAGGTAAGCAATATATGTTATTTAACAAACATGATTatccataaattttattattaaaaatatttggagTAAAGTATACTTCATATTTTAAGGTTAAATTTGCatatagtatattttaataCAAGCAAGCCACggctaatataaaaaaaattatattattaattaatttttttaatatatacataattattataaaaattaataaatttattataacaatATAGTATGTGATGGAATGTTGATATAAAAAGACACTTTATAGtattaagaatataaaatctctaaaaataaaatgatttaaaattgttttattattccttaaaaaaagagagattttGATTTGATGACGTTTGTGCTATTGCCGCCTTCCTTAACTGTAGCGTAcagtgttgttatttttttgttgaattcgGGATATTTTATActtgtttaaatatgtttttgtcacGAAATTAACATATTATTTGAAAGAGTTTCGCAGATAAGTGGCTCTTAATGGGAGAAAAAGAATTTCTTAATTAAGATTTTGCTAAGACAATATTTAACATATTGTTTATCTTATCGCAAtacccaaaagaaaaatattgaaaaaagaatttgagTGAAATATTACTCTCCgtacaattatatattattatatataataaacttattaatttttataataattattttaaaaattataattaatatactaaATGAGAAGACTTTTACTATAAGTTGAAAGATTGTGAGAGAATAAGAGAAGTAAATCATGACTATTGGATCAAGggttaagattaaaaattaaaatcatgtgACTTCTTTAAATAGTCATCAATAaaaatgtttgaataaaaattaaaaatgaaactcacttttcatgattcttattttattttttttatcatatgtgATTCATTTctcatgtaatttttattaacattatGATTCTTTTGTTTGGAAGTTTGAatgttatttcttataattttttatttatatgaatttaataaaataagttacaCCAATCAATAAAGAAATGATTCAAAATTGAGAACAATAAGTTTTACGAAAGGGGTAACAtgtcattaattaaataaacaagggaattattttaaaacttttaaaaattaggagattatttgtatattttagctttattttttttaacttttctataattcatttgaaattacacaaagattaatttttattataaaataatattatattaaattacaaaattgataaattgtgtctgtaattatttaaataggGATTAgattaatagaaaattaattgctaattataaataaatataagtataattaTAATTCTTAGAAATTGtagaattaaatttataatttttcgaTTA from Glycine soja cultivar W05 chromosome 16, ASM419377v2, whole genome shotgun sequence harbors:
- the LOC114390419 gene encoding salicylate carboxymethyltransferase-like, which produces MKVAQVLHMNGGVGHASYANNSLVQQKVICLTKPIREEAITSLYCNTVPRSLAVADLGCSSGPNTLLVVSEFIKIVEKLCRELNHKSPEYKVFLNDLPGNDFNNIFKSLDSFKEKLCDEMESRIGPCYFYGVPGSFYGRVFPNQSLHFVHSSYSLHWLSKVPEGVDNNRGNVYIGSTSPTNVARAYYEQFQRDFSLFLKFRAEELVKGGRMVLTFLGRRSDDPSSKDGGYIWELMATALNDMVLQGIIKEEKLDTFNIPLYTPSPSEVKLEVLKEGSFAINRLEVSEVNWNAFDDRNALEFESERSDTLSDGGYNVAQCMRAVAEPMLVSHFGEAIIEEVF